In a genomic window of Streptomyces sp. NBC_01231:
- a CDS encoding alpha/beta hydrolase, with translation MATDGTPLAVYRDTPVRPCRGGATVLLVHGASVTADLWRVHTQHLTGLGLDVLRYDQRAHGHTFRGRAQLTIEQLADDLHQILMRLVPTGPLVLAGHSLGALVLQELTALHPQHLSRVQGMVLLSSTSGGASVVPGRGPRAWLLAAGRSLTALTCARAPRAVDLLRRRLPATHPHALAPRPDRPADGPPRCRHGVRHTTTGDLAALWKSLRDYQPHNLTVLNQLGDRLLLIAGADDRHIPAAHTKQLAAQLPAAALDILPRTTHALPIRHPALISARLARLAAEPGRPPHPQDQPFPNSTLSAPFH, from the coding sequence TTGGCCACGGACGGCACGCCCTTGGCCGTCTACCGCGACACACCTGTGCGCCCGTGTCGCGGCGGTGCGACGGTCCTGTTGGTGCACGGCGCGTCCGTCACCGCCGACCTGTGGCGAGTCCACACCCAGCACCTGACCGGGCTGGGCCTGGACGTCCTGCGCTACGACCAGCGCGCGCACGGCCACACCTTCCGAGGCCGGGCACAGCTGACCATCGAGCAGCTCGCTGACGACCTGCACCAGATCCTGATGCGCCTCGTCCCCACCGGACCGCTGGTGCTCGCCGGGCACTCCTTGGGCGCCCTCGTCCTGCAGGAACTCACCGCCCTTCACCCCCAACACCTTTCACGTGTACAGGGGATGGTGCTGCTGTCGTCCACGTCCGGCGGTGCGAGTGTGGTGCCCGGCCGCGGCCCGCGCGCCTGGCTGCTGGCCGCCGGGCGCAGCCTCACTGCGCTGACCTGCGCCCGCGCACCACGCGCAGTGGACCTCTTGCGCCGAAGGCTGCCCGCCACGCACCCCCACGCCCTCGCGCCCCGCCCCGACCGGCCGGCCGACGGGCCACCACGCTGCCGACACGGCGTCCGCCACACCACCACCGGTGATCTCGCCGCCCTGTGGAAGTCCCTGCGCGACTACCAGCCACACAACCTCACCGTGCTGAACCAGCTCGGCGACCGGCTGCTGCTCATCGCGGGAGCCGACGACCGGCACATCCCCGCCGCCCACACCAAGCAGCTGGCAGCCCAACTCCCGGCCGCCGCACTGGACATCCTCCCCCGCACCACCCACGCCCTGCCCATCCGCCACCCGGCCCTTATCAGCGCCCGCCTCGCCCGCCTCGCCGCTGAACCGGGCCGCCCACCCCACCCCCAGGACCAGCCATTTCCGAACTCCACGCTCTCCGCGCCATTTCACTAG
- a CDS encoding TraM recognition domain-containing protein → MSPPATSSSSDGYDIAFRLLLGVLGIVIPLSHLAWLSGNITAWLTGHARAPYQPTTALLHPDQLWPRAGETSLLIGARIIPVAVLLTLGAVAGTLYSRHNNRSGGRKKKIIGMAKAKDIEPLMAKAITAKARSLRPSLKSAKPIEAKDTGILLGNLQGTRHEVRMGYEDVAVAIMAPRSGKTTSLAIPSILAAPGPVLLTSNKAAGDAYTATLDARAGGGRVWSMDPQQIAHAAREMWWNPLADAKTLDGANRLAGHFLAASVDASQQGDFWSKAGSNILSQLFLAAALAERPITDVMTWLAFPADRTPLDVLRDHGFNAVAAQLKGTVEGPPETRDGIYETARQYAAALLNSEIAAWVTPQEEVPEFHPSKFVTSTDTLYLLSKDGGGGASALIAACADSVMRAATAQAERAGGRLDPPMLAILDEAANVCKISDLPDLYSHLGSRGIIPITILQSYRQGQKVWGDAGMDALWSASTVKVIGSGIDDPDFADKLSRLIGDHDVETTSTSQSESGKSTSVSMRQERILPADAIRALPKGSALCFATGMRAAMLDLRPWYLEHGADELSAASARASKAITARAIAKHAPQQDGYGTGP, encoded by the coding sequence TTGTCTCCTCCTGCCACCAGCTCCTCCAGCGACGGGTACGACATCGCCTTCCGCCTCCTTCTCGGCGTGCTCGGCATCGTCATCCCCCTGTCCCACCTGGCCTGGCTCAGCGGCAACATCACCGCCTGGCTGACCGGCCATGCCCGGGCCCCCTACCAGCCGACCACGGCTCTGCTCCACCCCGACCAGCTCTGGCCGCGGGCCGGAGAAACATCCCTGCTGATCGGCGCTCGCATCATCCCGGTCGCTGTCCTGCTCACGCTCGGCGCCGTGGCCGGCACGCTGTACTCCCGCCACAACAACCGCAGTGGCGGCCGCAAGAAGAAGATCATCGGGATGGCCAAGGCGAAAGACATCGAGCCACTGATGGCCAAGGCCATCACCGCGAAGGCCCGCTCCCTGCGACCAAGCCTGAAGAGCGCCAAGCCCATCGAGGCGAAGGACACCGGCATCCTTCTCGGCAACCTGCAGGGGACGCGGCACGAGGTCCGCATGGGCTACGAGGACGTTGCCGTCGCGATCATGGCGCCACGATCCGGCAAGACCACCAGCCTCGCGATCCCGTCCATCCTGGCCGCCCCCGGACCGGTCCTGCTGACCTCCAACAAGGCCGCCGGCGACGCGTATACCGCCACCCTCGACGCCCGCGCCGGAGGGGGCCGGGTCTGGTCCATGGATCCGCAGCAGATCGCGCATGCCGCTCGCGAAATGTGGTGGAACCCCCTCGCTGACGCCAAGACACTGGACGGAGCCAACCGGCTGGCCGGCCACTTCCTCGCCGCAAGCGTGGACGCGAGCCAGCAGGGCGACTTCTGGTCCAAGGCCGGCTCCAACATCCTGTCCCAGCTCTTCCTCGCCGCAGCCCTCGCCGAGCGGCCTATCACGGATGTCATGACCTGGCTGGCCTTCCCCGCCGACCGCACGCCGCTCGACGTCCTGCGCGACCACGGATTCAACGCCGTCGCCGCGCAGCTCAAGGGGACAGTGGAAGGCCCGCCGGAAACGCGGGACGGCATCTACGAGACCGCCCGCCAGTACGCCGCCGCGCTGCTGAACTCCGAGATCGCCGCGTGGGTCACCCCGCAAGAGGAAGTCCCCGAGTTCCACCCGTCCAAATTCGTCACCTCCACCGACACCCTCTATCTGCTGTCTAAGGACGGCGGAGGAGGAGCGTCGGCACTGATCGCCGCGTGCGCGGACTCCGTAATGCGGGCGGCGACCGCGCAGGCCGAACGCGCCGGCGGGCGCCTCGATCCGCCGATGCTCGCGATCCTTGACGAGGCCGCCAACGTCTGCAAGATCAGCGACCTACCGGACCTGTACTCCCACCTCGGCAGCCGCGGGATCATCCCGATCACCATCCTGCAGTCCTACCGCCAGGGCCAGAAGGTCTGGGGGGACGCGGGCATGGACGCCCTGTGGTCCGCCTCCACTGTGAAGGTGATCGGCTCCGGTATCGACGACCCGGACTTCGCGGACAAGCTGTCCCGGTTGATCGGTGACCACGACGTGGAGACCACGTCAACTTCCCAGTCCGAGTCCGGCAAGTCGACCTCCGTATCGATGCGGCAGGAGCGCATCCTGCCCGCAGACGCGATCCGCGCCCTGCCGAAGGGCTCCGCTCTGTGCTTCGCCACCGGCATGCGCGCCGCCATGCTCGACCTGCGCCCCTGGTATCTGGAGCACGGCGCCGACGAGCTGTCCGCTGCTTCCGCCCGCGCGTCGAAGGCCATAACCGCCCGCGCCATCGCCAAGCACGCACCCCAGCAGGACGGCTACGGGACGGGCCCGTAG
- a CDS encoding DUF317 domain-containing protein encodes MPVSERQLAEFADKHAWRIPFDTSPRHLAGPGDARHVTHGLATAGWSRTSDPLSAEMVLASPDGRYSLQLDPQSATSAWWRLRAEATGTEPHWYAEFGELVPAEILASVTDALVCPPRAEHPDPRQTLSSADWLLDAQDRAHSPDAMCHIELRPTGDRYTPSWHIETREHGHGHPVGPRIWHAWFDERTPSRLVTAFVTALANTAPLQRGMFDRTAHYSVVQEPSPLAPQQVVDAHTTRLAALRTKARSARRRQQPATTQPPAPPPTPATTAVRR; translated from the coding sequence ATGCCGGTGAGCGAGAGGCAGCTCGCCGAGTTCGCCGACAAACACGCCTGGCGGATCCCCTTCGACACCAGTCCCCGTCATCTCGCCGGGCCCGGCGACGCCCGTCACGTCACGCACGGCCTCGCCACGGCCGGATGGAGCCGCACCTCCGACCCTTTGAGCGCGGAGATGGTGCTCGCCAGCCCGGACGGCCGCTACAGCCTGCAGTTAGACCCGCAGTCCGCCACCTCAGCCTGGTGGCGGCTGCGGGCCGAGGCCACCGGCACCGAACCGCACTGGTACGCCGAGTTCGGCGAACTCGTCCCCGCCGAGATCCTGGCCAGCGTCACCGACGCCCTCGTCTGCCCGCCGCGCGCCGAACATCCCGATCCCAGGCAGACGCTGTCCTCGGCCGACTGGCTGCTCGACGCCCAAGACAGGGCGCACTCGCCGGACGCCATGTGCCATATCGAGCTGCGGCCCACCGGCGACCGGTATACGCCGTCCTGGCACATCGAGACGCGCGAGCACGGCCACGGCCACCCCGTTGGCCCTCGGATCTGGCACGCCTGGTTCGACGAACGCACACCCTCGCGTCTGGTGACCGCGTTCGTCACCGCGCTCGCCAACACCGCCCCGCTCCAGCGCGGCATGTTCGACCGCACAGCCCACTACAGCGTCGTGCAGGAGCCGAGCCCGCTCGCCCCACAGCAGGTGGTCGACGCGCACACCACCCGCCTCGCCGCCCTGCGCACCAAGGCACGCTCCGCTCGCCGCCGACAGCAGCCGGCCACCACCCAGCCCCCGGCGCCGCCACCCACGCCCGCGACAACTGCCGTCCGGCGCTGA
- a CDS encoding DUF317 domain-containing protein: MKRKQGQGWGPGEQAEQHYLVEPRALAGGGDLRHVSEFLRACGWQDKSKRSGPLVLDSPDRTIRIGYDPSTRPGGWTIHSKATAHQGEWTVTLGRQAPVEIVAGLTDALTRPRTAHAPDVWAPLNEQRWNTARDAGNFTAQSRDGTAWMQFREDQSGHAMWWSGAHDQQGNGWNATFTASTPMHLVQAFSAALAGPEPVMRPRGRVPHSTQIRTTSVSVLPSQLSAWQQARIQAARAATWAHNSTANRPHTTARPHANAGHARVRR; the protein is encoded by the coding sequence ATGAAGCGGAAGCAGGGGCAGGGCTGGGGGCCAGGCGAACAGGCAGAGCAGCACTACCTCGTTGAGCCCCGCGCCCTCGCCGGAGGCGGCGATCTGAGGCACGTTTCCGAATTCCTGCGCGCCTGCGGATGGCAGGACAAATCCAAGCGCAGCGGCCCGCTCGTCCTGGACAGCCCCGATCGCACCATCCGGATCGGATACGACCCCTCCACCCGGCCGGGTGGATGGACGATCCACAGCAAGGCCACCGCTCACCAAGGCGAATGGACGGTGACCCTGGGCCGGCAGGCGCCGGTGGAGATCGTCGCCGGACTCACCGACGCCCTCACCCGGCCTCGCACCGCGCACGCCCCTGACGTCTGGGCCCCGCTGAACGAACAGCGCTGGAACACCGCCCGCGACGCAGGGAACTTCACCGCACAGAGCCGGGACGGCACGGCATGGATGCAGTTCCGCGAGGACCAGTCCGGCCACGCCATGTGGTGGTCCGGAGCACACGACCAACAGGGCAACGGCTGGAATGCGACTTTCACCGCCTCCACCCCGATGCACCTGGTCCAAGCCTTCTCCGCCGCGCTCGCCGGCCCCGAGCCCGTAATGCGCCCCCGAGGCCGCGTCCCGCACAGCACGCAGATCCGCACCACGTCCGTCTCCGTCCTCCCCTCCCAACTCAGTGCCTGGCAGCAGGCCCGCATCCAAGCCGCCCGCGCCGCCACCTGGGCCCACAACTCGACAGCCAACCGGCCCCACACCACGGCCCGCCCCCACGCCAACGCCGGCCACGCCCGGGTCCGGCGCTGA
- a CDS encoding DNA cytosine methyltransferase codes for MTVLDLFAGPGGWSHALSVLGTRDIGLEWDAWACKTRSAAGQLTIQTDVAMYPVWPFLGKTRGCIASPPCQAWSMAGKRLGLVDQPLVHQAVADLASGRDTRPKLLIACQDERSLLAAEPMRYLHALNTVGEPDWVAMEEVPDVLPLWRQYAAVLRRWGFSVWTGILNAADYGVPQTRKRAILLASRVRTAEPPEPTHAQVAEPESLFGPGRTRWVSMAEALGWGATDRPVPTVCAGGGPGGGPEPFPSGSRKTLSDARDRGTWTPRPDAVVLQPRREGAGRAARHGTGENSAASAPALAFTDQAHRWSWSLRSNNQANATVRSIEEPAGTLFFGHRANECTWVAEPATAQPEDAPSLPLPEPIRITAREAGILQTFPADYPWAGKKGQQFSQIGNAVPPLLAAHLLAPHLNVPLNPDDFTLAA; via the coding sequence TTGACCGTTCTGGACCTATTCGCGGGACCGGGCGGCTGGAGCCACGCGCTGTCGGTGCTCGGCACGCGTGACATCGGACTGGAATGGGACGCCTGGGCCTGCAAGACCCGTTCCGCAGCTGGCCAGTTGACCATCCAGACCGATGTGGCGATGTATCCCGTCTGGCCATTCCTCGGGAAGACCCGTGGATGCATTGCCAGTCCGCCCTGTCAGGCGTGGTCGATGGCCGGCAAGCGCCTCGGGCTGGTCGACCAGCCGCTCGTGCACCAGGCGGTCGCCGACCTCGCCTCCGGCCGCGATACCCGCCCAAAGCTGCTCATCGCCTGCCAGGACGAGCGCAGCCTCCTGGCCGCCGAGCCCATGCGCTACCTCCACGCGCTGAACACAGTGGGCGAACCCGACTGGGTCGCCATGGAGGAGGTCCCCGACGTGCTGCCGCTGTGGCGGCAGTACGCGGCCGTCCTCCGCCGCTGGGGATTCTCCGTGTGGACCGGCATCCTCAACGCCGCCGACTACGGCGTACCGCAGACACGCAAGCGAGCGATCCTGCTCGCCTCCCGGGTCCGTACCGCCGAACCACCCGAGCCCACTCACGCCCAGGTCGCCGAGCCCGAGTCGCTGTTCGGGCCGGGCCGCACCCGCTGGGTCAGCATGGCCGAAGCCCTTGGTTGGGGCGCCACCGACCGGCCCGTCCCGACGGTCTGCGCCGGCGGCGGACCCGGCGGTGGCCCGGAGCCGTTTCCGTCCGGTTCCCGCAAGACACTGTCAGACGCTCGCGACCGCGGCACCTGGACACCACGGCCGGACGCCGTCGTCCTGCAGCCCCGCCGCGAAGGAGCCGGGCGGGCCGCCCGCCACGGCACCGGCGAGAACAGTGCGGCCTCCGCCCCGGCACTGGCGTTCACCGACCAAGCACACCGCTGGTCCTGGTCTCTGCGCAGCAACAACCAGGCCAACGCCACCGTCAGATCGATCGAAGAGCCGGCCGGGACGCTGTTCTTCGGGCACCGCGCGAACGAATGCACCTGGGTCGCCGAGCCCGCCACCGCCCAGCCGGAGGACGCGCCGTCGCTGCCCCTGCCGGAGCCGATCCGGATCACCGCCCGCGAGGCCGGCATCCTCCAGACCTTCCCCGCCGACTACCCATGGGCCGGCAAAAAAGGGCAGCAGTTCTCCCAGATCGGCAACGCCGTCCCCCCGTTGCTCGCGGCCCACCTCCTGGCCCCGCACCTGAACGTGCCCCTCAACCCCGACGACTTCACTCTGGCCGCCTAA